A part of Neovison vison isolate M4711 chromosome 8, ASM_NN_V1, whole genome shotgun sequence genomic DNA contains:
- the CALM2 gene encoding calmodulin-2, with translation MADQLTEEQIAEFKEAFSLFDKDGDGTITTKELGTVMRSLGQNPTEAELQDMINEVDADGNGTIDFPEFLTMMARKMKDTDSEEEIREAFRVFDKDGNGYISAAELRHVMTNLGEKLTDEEVDEMIREADIDGDGQVNYEEFVQMMTAK, from the exons AATTCAAAGAAGCTTTTTCACTATTTGACAAGGATGGTGATGGAACTATAACAACAAAGGAATTGGGAACTGTAATGAGGTCTCTTGGGCAGAATCCCACAGAAGCAGAGTTACAGGACATGATTAATGAAGTAGATGCTGATG GTAATGGCACAATTGACTTCCCGGAATTTCTGACAATGAtggcaagaaaaatgaaagacacaGACAGTGAAGAAGAAATTAGAGAAGCATTCCGTGTGTTTGATAAG GATGGCAATGGCTATATTAGTGCAGCAGAGCTTCGCCATGTGATGACAAACCTGGGAGAGAAGTTAACAGATGAAGAGGTTGATGAAATGATCAGGGAAGCAGATATTGATGGTGATGGTCAAGTAAACTATGAAG AGTTTGTACAAATGATGACAGCAAAGTGA